A single genomic interval of Chryseobacterium paludis harbors:
- a CDS encoding MFS transporter, which produces MNTTQITTAQRIKAIVGGSIGNLVEWYDWYAYAAFAIYFSNSFFPDSDLNAQLMNTAGIFAVGFLMRPIGGWLFGSIADKIGRKKAMTLSVLLMSFGSLLIALTPTYETIGILAPILLLIARLLQGLSVGGEYGVSATYLSEMATEDRRGFYSSFQYVTLIGGQLIALGIQLVLQKLLLTEAQLEDWGWRIPFIIGAALSIIALYLRANLHETEAFENKKEVSDKKKGTITELLKHPKALLTVVGLTLGGTLAFYTYTTYMQKFLVNTVHLTKEQSTLISFISLFIFACLQPVFGGLSDRIGRRPLLLGFGILGTLCTVPLLTALSTTTSMWGAFFLIMIALIIVSGYTSINAVVKAELFPSEVRALGVGLPYALTVAIFGGTAEYIALWLKQSNMESYFYWYITACIFFSLVVYARMKDTKETSTLNKD; this is translated from the coding sequence ATGAATACGACTCAAATTACAACCGCCCAAAGGATCAAAGCCATCGTTGGTGGTTCCATTGGAAATCTTGTAGAATGGTATGATTGGTATGCCTATGCAGCCTTTGCCATTTATTTTTCCAATTCATTTTTCCCGGATTCGGATCTTAATGCTCAACTGATGAATACTGCAGGGATATTTGCAGTAGGATTTCTAATGCGTCCTATTGGAGGATGGCTTTTTGGAAGTATTGCTGATAAGATCGGAAGAAAAAAAGCAATGACCCTTTCCGTTTTACTGATGTCATTTGGTTCTTTGCTTATTGCCCTTACCCCGACCTATGAAACCATAGGTATTTTGGCACCCATCTTACTTTTAATTGCTAGATTATTGCAAGGGTTAAGTGTAGGTGGAGAATATGGAGTTTCAGCAACGTACCTCAGTGAGATGGCCACCGAAGACAGACGGGGCTTTTATTCAAGCTTTCAATACGTAACGCTTATTGGTGGTCAGCTGATTGCACTGGGAATTCAGTTGGTTTTACAAAAATTGCTTTTAACGGAGGCACAGTTGGAAGATTGGGGTTGGAGGATACCTTTTATCATCGGAGCAGCCCTATCGATTATCGCTTTATATTTACGGGCTAACCTTCATGAAACGGAAGCTTTTGAAAATAAAAAGGAAGTAAGCGATAAGAAAAAAGGAACTATTACTGAGCTTCTTAAACATCCCAAAGCTCTTCTTACTGTTGTAGGGTTAACTTTAGGAGGAACATTAGCTTTCTATACCTACACTACCTATATGCAGAAATTCCTTGTGAATACCGTTCATCTCACAAAAGAACAATCTACACTGATCTCTTTTATCTCCTTATTTATTTTCGCATGCCTCCAACCGGTTTTTGGTGGCTTATCAGACAGGATTGGAAGAAGACCATTGCTTTTAGGATTTGGAATTCTAGGAACCCTTTGTACTGTACCCCTGCTTACTGCCTTGAGTACAACAACTTCCATGTGGGGTGCATTCTTTTTAATTATGATCGCTTTAATTATAGTAAGTGGTTATACTTCGATTAATGCTGTAGTAAAGGCAGAACTTTTCCCATCCGAAGTACGGGCACTTGGCGTTGGTCTACCTTACGCTTTAACAGTCGCTATTTTTGGAGGAACGGCAGAATATATTGCTCTTTGGCTTAAACAATCTAATATGGAGTCTTACTTTTATTGGTATATCACAGCGTGTATATTCTTTTCATTGGTCGTATATGCCCGAATGAAAGACACCAAAGAAACATCAACATTAAATAAGGATTAA
- a CDS encoding aspartate/glutamate racemase family protein, with amino-acid sequence MKLKKIGLVGGISWVSTLDYYTFINEGINNKLGGLNFAECIIYSLNFGDIQEKTWENSYELLLNACESLKKSGAEAIVLCANTAHLFADKLEEQIQLPFINIISETAKSINKAGLKTIGLLGTKFTMEMDFYSTKLESFGIQVLTPETQEVRDYIQHTVKEELGRGIVNHHTKEKYLEIIQDLIKRGAEGIILGCTEIPLLLNQNDFSIPVFDTTKIHSEAIIEYAISS; translated from the coding sequence ATGAAATTAAAGAAGATCGGATTGGTAGGCGGAATCAGTTGGGTATCCACCTTAGATTATTATACATTCATTAATGAGGGAATCAATAATAAGTTGGGTGGATTAAACTTTGCCGAATGCATCATTTACTCATTGAACTTTGGGGATATTCAGGAAAAAACCTGGGAAAATTCTTATGAACTTCTGCTTAATGCCTGCGAAAGCCTAAAGAAAAGCGGTGCTGAAGCAATTGTTTTATGTGCTAATACAGCCCATTTATTTGCTGATAAATTAGAAGAACAGATTCAACTGCCATTCATAAACATCATCTCTGAAACTGCAAAATCTATTAATAAAGCTGGCTTGAAAACCATAGGACTTTTAGGCACCAAATTCACGATGGAAATGGATTTTTACAGCACTAAATTAGAAAGCTTTGGAATACAGGTACTGACCCCTGAAACACAAGAAGTGCGAGACTATATTCAACATACCGTAAAGGAAGAATTGGGAAGAGGAATTGTAAACCATCATACTAAAGAAAAATATCTGGAGATCATCCAGGATCTGATTAAAAGAGGTGCCGAAGGAATTATTTTAGGCTGTACAGAAATTCCTTTACTTCTTAACCAAAATGATTTTTCAATCCCTGTTTTTGACACTACAAAAATTCATTCTGAAGCCATTATTGAATATGCAATATCTTCCTAA
- a CDS encoding sensor histidine kinase, giving the protein MNLSFRFARAFTILVFFVLTTGFTILYFAFERATMRSAILKLEDLNVYVAKKLEQDSAYDYLNSHHRQTQVKILPANYKNTKEKIIEEKYIWNKSVQSYINKITVITYPVIHQKRYAITSVRYITIIENHFLISIIMVVAWIMVFLIILTIIVGVLVSKKILEPFYHAIDEIKKFSLKDNRSMSLMKTQTEEFKSLNTFLLKMSESSKKDYHLLEELSENTSHELQTPLASIKGKIELLMDSDLSEKQLLTLSSMNDELDRLSSINQSLILLAKLEHFEKNDSHHINFSELLTERLYYFEDLFEIQNLTLKKEIQKEVYLNFDENLAIIVINNLINNAKRHNIENGKIAVTLTESYFQISNTGNPPTIPTEELFKRFKRGNPDQNSIGIGLALVKKILEIYDSEISYHFENNQHILKVNFTK; this is encoded by the coding sequence ATGAATTTAAGTTTTCGTTTTGCAAGAGCATTTACCATCTTGGTATTTTTCGTCCTTACGACGGGATTTACAATTCTATATTTTGCCTTTGAAAGAGCTACTATGCGTTCTGCCATTCTAAAGCTTGAAGATCTGAATGTTTATGTCGCCAAAAAACTGGAGCAAGACTCTGCTTATGATTATCTTAATTCTCACCATCGGCAGACTCAGGTTAAAATCCTTCCCGCAAATTATAAGAATACCAAAGAAAAGATTATTGAAGAAAAATACATCTGGAATAAGAGCGTACAATCTTATATCAACAAAATTACGGTGATCACCTATCCAGTAATTCATCAAAAAAGATATGCAATAACAAGTGTCCGATATATTACCATCATAGAAAATCATTTCCTCATAAGCATCATTATGGTTGTTGCATGGATTATGGTCTTTCTTATTATTCTGACCATTATTGTAGGAGTTCTGGTTTCTAAAAAAATTCTTGAACCTTTTTACCATGCTATAGATGAGATCAAAAAGTTCAGTCTGAAAGACAATCGTTCTATGAGCTTAATGAAAACACAGACGGAAGAATTTAAATCACTAAATACCTTTCTACTTAAAATGTCTGAGAGTTCAAAAAAAGATTATCACTTATTAGAGGAACTTTCAGAAAATACTTCTCATGAATTACAAACCCCTTTGGCCTCTATTAAAGGGAAGATAGAATTATTGATGGATAGTGATCTTTCCGAAAAACAACTCCTTACGCTTTCTTCAATGAATGATGAGCTGGATAGACTTTCTTCCATTAATCAATCCCTTATTCTTTTAGCCAAGCTGGAGCATTTTGAAAAAAATGATTCACATCATATTAATTTTTCAGAACTGCTTACTGAAAGGCTTTATTATTTTGAAGACTTATTCGAAATTCAGAATCTTACACTGAAGAAAGAAATCCAGAAAGAAGTTTATCTTAATTTTGATGAAAACTTAGCCATCATCGTTATCAATAATCTCATCAATAATGCTAAAAGACACAATATTGAAAATGGAAAGATCGCTGTAACACTTACAGAAAGCTATTTTCAGATTTCAAATACAGGAAATCCGCCTACTATTCCTACTGAAGAATTGTTCAAAAGATTCAAGCGTGGAAATCCAGATCAAAACTCGATTGGTATCGGTCTAGCGCTCGTGAAGAAGATTTTGGAGATTTATGATTCTGAAATCTCTTATCATTTTGAAAACAATCAGCACATATTAAAAGTCAATTTCACAAAATAA
- a CDS encoding patatin-like phospholipase family protein, which yields MKNFLLVFFLSVFSLFSAQDSIKAPTPITKDTKFGLALSGGGAKGFAHLGILKTIDSLGIKVDYITGTSMGGILGGLYAMGYNGDQLKKMVYGMNWKRILSNKIPYNQVNISEKDEYNKYILEFPVNDGRPSLPSSYIEGQYMSEVLNTLTFPAKHINDFSKLRIPVELTSSDIVNGGLVMQKKGSLALAIRSTLAIPAAFAPVYIDGKLLVDGGLDRNFPVKEVKDMGADYIIGGYTGFRLFTKEEIKNPMKMIYQTHAFHSVQDFNEQKKTSDILVDFVTPLNDYTTKDFRKYKEIIKIGEQEAKRHLPEFVALANEQRRLGIIYDHQLIEEVKKPTIQFTYSEDNGTPITNLSEIEAIKSLMGLKEGIYYDAKTINAAIDRVFGVRQYDRVYYTYTDSENGLIMNIFVKRSAPSNLKLALHYDNEQSVGIILNYTYRDYAEGKFRALATVDISERFKARLQFQKFLDTDYHWWVSMEGNISFLKSNDLLLRFSDNNDAENNLFFPNYIYRNIKANTAINYSIHPNTMASFGLEFNAEKLNRSVDRISQTFTDLYSKKVYYHTNLDLFFKFNQNSFNTRYYPTSGNNLQFITKYYFGDQHDLYDLKEIQPQLYEYLNPGTDGYYKPKNLITLTLNENYIIPINKKVSVKASAFLGTNFSPQTLGSSEGMPYLFLNQKFNLGGSEFNFDGMSPEFNGFRQKEVPINSVAKVGLEVQYRFYHKLYLTPSFHYAAISDELSPFKSNAKLIGYGLNLGYESILGPINFNISRNDALNFWRAYFSIGFKF from the coding sequence ATGAAAAATTTTCTTCTTGTCTTTTTTTTATCTGTATTTTCTTTGTTTTCTGCTCAGGATTCGATAAAAGCCCCAACACCTATTACAAAAGATACAAAATTCGGACTAGCACTCAGTGGGGGTGGCGCCAAGGGATTTGCACATCTAGGAATATTAAAAACGATAGATTCACTCGGTATAAAAGTAGATTATATTACCGGAACCAGTATGGGTGGAATTCTTGGTGGGCTTTATGCAATGGGATACAATGGAGATCAGTTAAAAAAAATGGTGTATGGCATGAACTGGAAAAGGATTCTAAGTAATAAAATTCCATATAACCAGGTCAATATAAGTGAAAAAGATGAGTACAATAAATATATCCTTGAATTTCCTGTTAATGATGGGCGCCCTTCTTTGCCAAGTTCTTATATAGAAGGTCAGTACATGAGTGAAGTACTTAATACGCTTACCTTTCCTGCAAAACATATCAATGACTTCAGCAAACTACGTATTCCTGTAGAGCTTACCTCATCGGACATTGTAAATGGAGGATTGGTTATGCAGAAAAAAGGGTCTCTCGCATTGGCTATACGTTCTACATTGGCTATACCCGCAGCTTTTGCGCCCGTTTATATTGATGGAAAACTTCTTGTAGATGGAGGACTTGATCGAAATTTTCCCGTAAAGGAAGTAAAAGATATGGGCGCTGATTATATTATCGGTGGTTACACGGGATTCAGGCTTTTCACAAAAGAAGAAATCAAGAACCCAATGAAAATGATCTATCAGACTCACGCATTTCATTCTGTTCAGGACTTCAATGAACAAAAGAAAACCTCTGATATCCTCGTCGATTTTGTAACACCGCTTAATGATTATACCACCAAGGATTTCAGAAAATATAAAGAGATCATTAAAATAGGTGAACAGGAAGCTAAAAGACATCTTCCTGAATTTGTAGCCCTTGCCAATGAACAGCGAAGACTGGGAATTATTTATGATCATCAGCTTATCGAAGAGGTAAAAAAGCCAACTATACAATTTACATATAGTGAAGACAATGGTACACCAATCACTAATCTATCAGAAATTGAAGCAATAAAAAGCCTGATGGGATTAAAGGAAGGCATATATTATGATGCAAAAACAATTAATGCAGCAATTGACAGAGTTTTTGGAGTGCGACAGTATGATAGGGTTTATTATACCTATACCGATTCTGAAAATGGATTAATTATGAATATTTTCGTAAAAAGATCGGCTCCCAGCAACCTAAAATTAGCCCTTCATTACGATAATGAACAATCTGTAGGGATTATATTAAATTACACTTACCGTGATTATGCGGAAGGAAAATTTCGAGCATTGGCTACCGTTGATATTTCAGAACGTTTTAAAGCACGCTTACAGTTTCAGAAGTTTCTGGATACTGATTATCACTGGTGGGTAAGTATGGAAGGGAATATTTCATTTTTAAAAAGTAATGATCTCCTGCTAAGATTTTCTGATAACAATGACGCAGAGAATAATTTGTTTTTTCCAAATTATATTTATAGAAACATCAAGGCTAATACAGCCATAAATTATTCTATCCATCCAAATACAATGGCTTCATTTGGATTAGAGTTCAATGCAGAAAAGCTGAACAGATCTGTCGACAGAATTAGTCAGACCTTTACCGATTTATACAGCAAAAAAGTCTACTATCACACCAACCTCGATCTATTCTTTAAATTTAATCAAAACAGTTTTAATACAAGGTATTATCCAACCTCAGGAAATAATTTACAGTTTATTACAAAATACTATTTCGGAGATCAGCACGATTTATACGATCTAAAGGAAATACAGCCGCAATTATATGAATATTTAAACCCGGGAACTGATGGATATTATAAACCAAAGAATCTTATTACTTTAACCCTTAATGAGAATTATATCATTCCCATCAATAAAAAGGTATCTGTAAAGGCAAGTGCTTTTTTAGGAACCAATTTTTCACCTCAGACTTTAGGATCTTCAGAAGGTATGCCTTACCTATTTCTTAACCAGAAATTTAACCTTGGTGGAAGTGAATTTAATTTTGATGGTATGAGTCCCGAATTTAATGGTTTCAGACAAAAAGAGGTTCCCATAAATTCTGTTGCGAAAGTTGGACTAGAAGTTCAATATAGATTTTACCATAAGTTATATCTTACCCCTTCTTTTCATTATGCAGCGATTAGTGATGAGCTTTCTCCTTTTAAAAGTAATGCCAAGCTAATTGGTTATGGACTAAACCTTGGTTATGAATCTATTTTAGGACCTATTAACTTCAATATATCAAGAAATGATGCTCTTAATTTCTGGAGGGCTTATTTCAGTATTGGTTTTAAATTCTAA
- a CDS encoding porin, producing the protein MKKLLIILGLAAIQYTYSQDTLKVDKNPEEIVPEKDPLDIGELKINLNSKGDKWLKFGISSQIWLRSIDNNPGTLVNGVPQEQTYDAGIRRMRLTIQSQLTPFYSIFLQMGINNQSFISGGGTGTGNNGAGKKAPFFFHDAYNELAIIPRNDFQTGKPNKNNLYLGAGLHSWNGVSRLTNASTTKMLAGDIPVFNFPAIEIADQFSRQFGIFVHGEFDRLNYRFSVNKPFATNLKPAIGGPAVDNNQSGKLSYSGYVFYQFFNKETTVTSFLPGNNLAAKKVLNFGAGFYTTKDATQSQPSENVFESHDANVFGADVYSELPLGNKNKEMGLTLYSVYYNYNYGPNYLRVSGLLNPGTPDPQFTGQKALEGAGNNRVLMGTGNIWFSQVGFVLPKFSKILKVQPFFNYALKDMKALNQSGSYYDVGANFYLYGQNARIVAQYSSRPLYDLTSKTIFDRKGEFLLSLQIIL; encoded by the coding sequence ATGAAAAAACTTCTCATTATTTTAGGTTTAGCTGCTATACAATATACCTATAGCCAGGATACTCTTAAAGTCGATAAGAACCCTGAAGAAATTGTGCCTGAAAAAGATCCTTTGGATATCGGCGAGCTTAAAATCAATCTGAATTCAAAAGGAGACAAATGGCTGAAATTTGGTATTTCGAGTCAGATTTGGCTACGTAGTATTGATAATAACCCTGGAACTTTAGTGAATGGGGTTCCTCAAGAACAAACCTATGATGCCGGAATCCGAAGAATGAGATTAACGATTCAAAGTCAACTGACACCGTTTTATTCTATCTTTTTACAAATGGGAATCAACAATCAGTCTTTTATTTCGGGAGGTGGAACGGGTACTGGAAATAATGGTGCCGGAAAAAAAGCCCCATTCTTTTTTCACGATGCTTATAATGAATTGGCCATTATTCCGAGAAATGATTTTCAGACTGGAAAGCCCAATAAAAACAATTTGTATCTGGGAGCAGGACTTCACTCATGGAATGGTGTCAGCAGATTAACCAATGCAAGTACTACGAAAATGCTGGCTGGTGATATTCCGGTTTTTAATTTTCCTGCTATAGAAATTGCCGATCAGTTTTCAAGACAATTTGGTATTTTCGTTCATGGAGAATTTGATAGATTAAATTATAGATTTAGTGTGAACAAACCTTTTGCAACTAATTTAAAACCTGCTATTGGAGGACCTGCTGTAGATAATAATCAAAGTGGGAAATTGTCTTATTCAGGATATGTATTTTATCAGTTTTTTAATAAAGAAACTACCGTAACCTCTTTTCTTCCCGGAAATAATCTTGCAGCTAAAAAAGTATTAAACTTTGGAGCAGGCTTTTATACCACTAAGGATGCCACTCAATCTCAACCTTCAGAAAATGTTTTTGAATCTCATGATGCCAATGTTTTTGGCGCAGATGTTTATTCAGAACTTCCATTAGGAAATAAGAATAAGGAAATGGGATTAACCTTATATTCTGTTTATTATAATTACAACTACGGTCCGAATTATTTAAGGGTAAGCGGGCTTCTGAATCCAGGTACTCCAGATCCACAATTTACAGGACAAAAGGCATTAGAAGGAGCAGGAAATAACAGAGTTTTGATGGGAACAGGAAATATCTGGTTTTCCCAAGTGGGTTTTGTTCTTCCTAAATTCAGTAAGATCCTGAAAGTACAGCCCTTCTTTAACTATGCATTGAAAGATATGAAAGCGCTTAACCAAAGCGGAAGCTATTATGATGTGGGTGCCAATTTCTATTTATATGGTCAGAATGCAAGAATAGTTGCGCAATACAGCAGCAGACCACTATATGATCTGACATCGAAAACAATTTTTGACAGAAAAGGAGAATTCTTATTGTCTTTGCAAATTATACTTTAA
- a CDS encoding RNA polymerase sigma factor, with amino-acid sequence MAFEEIYQLYWQKIFRLCMGYVNDSDSAQDLAQETFIIVWQQLPKFRNESSIGTWIFRIASNNCLRQIEKEKRFTKGDLPINLEEKKQESLETEIQLLYQFISELPETDRIIISLELEDLKQAEIANIVGLSESNVRVKIHRIKEKLTQKFKEHGTH; translated from the coding sequence ATGGCATTTGAAGAGATTTATCAGCTGTATTGGCAAAAAATATTCCGCCTATGCATGGGATATGTGAACGATTCTGATTCTGCCCAGGATCTGGCTCAGGAAACATTTATCATCGTCTGGCAGCAACTTCCAAAATTTAGAAATGAATCCAGTATTGGAACCTGGATATTCAGGATAGCTTCAAACAATTGTCTGCGACAGATTGAAAAAGAAAAGCGGTTTACAAAAGGTGATCTGCCCATCAATCTGGAGGAGAAAAAACAAGAGTCTTTGGAAACCGAAATACAGCTTCTTTATCAATTTATTTCAGAACTTCCGGAAACAGACCGTATCATCATTTCTTTGGAATTAGAAGACTTAAAACAGGCGGAAATAGCTAATATCGTTGGACTTTCAGAATCCAATGTAAGAGTAAAAATTCATAGGATAAAAGAAAAATTAACTCAAAAGTTTAAGGAACATGGAACCCACTAA
- a CDS encoding class I SAM-dependent methyltransferase yields the protein MGSPTNKNHWDTVYETKNPDQVSWTQERPETSLNFIASFGLGKDARIIDIGGGDSNLIDCLLDEGYQDITLLDISEKALEKVKIRLGDRAKKVTFIATDITEFKPDHHYDIWHDRATFHFLTEQEQILKYLSITEKNVKGFLILGTFSKNGPTKCSGLEIKQYDEESMTGQFETHFEKIECTSIDHTTPFNTIQNFTFCSFKKQ from the coding sequence ATGGGCTCGCCAACGAATAAAAATCACTGGGACACAGTATATGAAACTAAAAACCCTGATCAAGTAAGCTGGACGCAGGAAAGACCTGAAACTTCACTCAACTTTATTGCTTCTTTTGGACTTGGAAAAGATGCTAGAATAATTGACATTGGCGGTGGCGACAGTAACCTTATTGACTGTTTACTTGATGAGGGATATCAGGATATTACTTTACTTGACATTTCTGAAAAAGCATTGGAAAAAGTAAAAATCAGATTGGGAGACAGAGCAAAAAAAGTAACATTTATTGCGACAGATATAACAGAATTCAAGCCAGATCATCACTATGACATTTGGCATGACAGAGCTACTTTTCATTTTTTAACGGAACAAGAACAAATTTTGAAATACCTCAGCATTACAGAAAAAAATGTAAAAGGATTTTTAATATTGGGTACTTTTTCAAAAAATGGACCGACAAAATGCAGTGGATTGGAAATTAAGCAATATGATGAAGAATCTATGACAGGACAATTTGAAACTCATTTTGAAAAAATAGAATGTACTTCAATAGATCATACTACTCCTTTCAATACGATTCAAAATTTCACATTTTGTAGTTTTAAAAAACAATAG
- a CDS encoding response regulator transcription factor has protein sequence MKILIIEDHKDLATNITDYLKKEDYVCEVATNAKEALEKIELFEYDCILLDLMLPDGNGLEILKHIKNDAPESSVIIVSAKNSLDTKLTGLDDGADDYITKPFSLPELHSRIKAVLRRKTPEAHRILSFNEFTIDLESKECRVNDQLLNLTKKELNLLIYFINNQNRMLSKQAIASHLWGDYTYSVDNIDFVYQHLKNLRKKIIDGGGKDYLQTVYGLGYKWIDK, from the coding sequence ATGAAAATCCTTATCATCGAAGACCATAAAGATCTGGCTACCAACATTACAGACTATCTTAAAAAAGAAGATTACGTCTGTGAAGTGGCTACCAATGCAAAAGAAGCTTTAGAAAAAATTGAGCTTTTTGAGTATGATTGTATCCTTTTGGATCTTATGCTTCCCGACGGAAATGGATTGGAAATTCTTAAACATATTAAAAATGATGCGCCGGAATCAAGTGTTATCATTGTTTCAGCAAAAAACTCCTTAGATACAAAACTTACAGGCTTGGATGATGGAGCTGACGATTATATTACAAAACCATTCTCACTACCTGAATTACATTCCCGAATAAAGGCCGTTCTCAGAAGAAAAACCCCGGAAGCCCATCGTATTCTCAGTTTCAATGAATTTACAATCGACCTGGAATCCAAGGAATGTAGAGTCAATGACCAATTGCTGAATCTGACAAAAAAAGAACTAAATCTACTGATCTACTTCATCAACAACCAAAACAGGATGCTTTCCAAGCAAGCCATTGCCAGCCACCTTTGGGGAGATTACACCTATAGTGTTGATAATATAGACTTTGTATATCAGCATTTAAAGAACCTTCGGAAAAAGATTATTGATGGTGGTGGTAAAGATTATTTACAGACCGTTTATGGATTGGGTTATAAATGGATTGACAAATGA
- a CDS encoding DUF3575 domain-containing protein: MKKGLLLFFSFLILKVYGQEISESPSNKMNIIKTNVTAYAVRNINLSYERAINQWFSINVGFGTMPEGKVPFINAFLKDKDEDRFQNLRVKATNFTVEPRFYLGAGYGKGFYVAPYYRYSKVSSNTFDFYYDFKPFNGVTYQIPLQGTGSTNGNSGGLMVGVQFFLTRSQNLVLDLWIAGAHYGSGKGDFSLSSDFLLTPEMQQQLKKEIENLDIPFVKYTVETNANGARIKVDGPWAGFRSGLSLGYRF, from the coding sequence ATGAAAAAAGGTCTTTTACTCTTCTTTTCTTTCCTTATTTTGAAAGTTTATGGCCAGGAAATCAGTGAATCTCCGTCGAACAAAATGAACATTATTAAAACCAATGTAACTGCATACGCCGTCAGAAATATTAATTTATCTTATGAAAGAGCTATTAATCAATGGTTTTCTATTAATGTTGGATTTGGGACAATGCCTGAAGGAAAAGTTCCTTTCATTAATGCATTTCTAAAAGACAAAGATGAAGACCGTTTCCAAAATCTGCGAGTTAAGGCTACCAATTTCACCGTAGAGCCTCGTTTCTATCTCGGAGCAGGCTACGGAAAAGGCTTTTATGTTGCTCCTTATTACAGATATTCTAAAGTAAGTTCCAATACTTTTGATTTCTATTATGATTTTAAACCTTTTAATGGAGTTACTTATCAGATTCCATTGCAAGGAACCGGAAGTACTAACGGTAACAGTGGTGGATTGATGGTTGGGGTTCAGTTTTTTCTCACCCGAAGCCAGAATTTAGTTTTAGATCTCTGGATTGCCGGAGCACACTACGGCAGTGGAAAAGGTGACTTTAGCCTTAGCAGTGATTTTTTACTTACCCCTGAAATGCAGCAGCAGCTTAAAAAAGAGATCGAAAACCTTGATATTCCTTTCGTAAAATATACCGTTGAAACCAATGCCAACGGAGCTAGAATAAAAGTGGATGGGCCTTGGGCTGGTTTTAGAAGTGGACTATCTTTGGGATATCGGTTCTAA
- a CDS encoding alpha/beta fold hydrolase — protein sequence MKKLTFLAVILLFLALCANVFGQIKSFPFEVKKTGQGKQSLIFIPGFASSGDVWKETTAKFEKNFTCYTLTMAGFAGVKPQSDATFKNWESKIAEYIADNKIDKPIIIGHSMGGGLALALAADYPTLIGKIVVVDALPCLSALMNPSFTSKENNDCSPMISKMTAMTDEQFHQMQVKSIPQLLADTTMQETVIGWSDRSDRETFAKMYCDFSNTDLREKIKTIQCPSLILLESYFANFKPAMEDQYKNMKNANLLYSTKGLHFIMYDDKEWYFTQLNNFLLPK from the coding sequence ATGAAAAAACTAACTTTCTTAGCCGTGATATTATTATTTCTAGCATTATGTGCTAATGTATTTGGACAGATAAAATCATTTCCATTTGAGGTAAAAAAAACAGGACAGGGGAAACAATCATTAATTTTCATTCCAGGTTTTGCTTCTTCAGGTGATGTATGGAAAGAAACAACAGCAAAATTCGAAAAGAACTTTACATGTTATACATTAACAATGGCAGGATTCGCAGGAGTAAAACCACAGTCTGACGCTACTTTTAAAAACTGGGAAAGTAAAATTGCAGAATATATTGCAGATAATAAGATCGATAAACCCATTATCATTGGCCACAGTATGGGTGGCGGTCTGGCATTGGCTCTTGCTGCCGACTATCCAACATTAATCGGCAAAATAGTAGTGGTGGATGCTCTACCCTGCTTATCAGCATTAATGAACCCTTCTTTTACATCTAAAGAAAATAATGATTGTTCCCCAATGATCAGTAAAATGACTGCTATGACAGATGAACAGTTTCACCAAATGCAGGTAAAATCCATTCCACAGCTTTTGGCAGATACTACCATGCAGGAGACTGTTATTGGTTGGAGCGATCGATCAGACCGAGAAACTTTTGCTAAAATGTATTGTGACTTTTCAAATACAGACCTAAGGGAAAAAATAAAAACCATTCAGTGTCCTTCCCTTATTTTATTAGAATCTTATTTTGCTAATTTTAAGCCAGCCATGGAAGATCAATATAAAAATATGAAAAATGCTAATTTACTATACTCTACAAAAGGATTACACTTTATTATGTACGATGATAAAGAATGGTATTTCACCCAATTGAATAATTTCTTATTACCAAAGTAA